From Cyclopterus lumpus isolate fCycLum1 chromosome 4, fCycLum1.pri, whole genome shotgun sequence, a single genomic window includes:
- the s1pr4 gene encoding sphingosine 1-phosphate receptor 4, giving the protein MTAFSYLTSSSSCPQLYHLPSYPSNTTISNATTAASVINHVILRHYNHTGRLQNRTISNQHNHISASMAGFLFFSIFIILENLLVLVAVISRIRHSRRWVYVCIANITLSDLLTGAAYLVNICMSGSQTFRLTPALWLFREGMLFVALAASIFSLLLIAVERYSTMIKPLPQKSARKTYKIYGWVALCWILAMVIGFLPLLGWNCVCSLDRCSTLLPLYSKNYILFSLIIFFFILLSIGVLYGAIYHHVHKSAQLGLQRSRKRSLDLLKTVITIVGVFLLCWGPLFLLLLVDFFCDSHQCALLFSADYCISLAVLNSGLNPIIYALGSSDMRKAITELLCCCCLKAGLCHPDTFTSRETSSTSESRRDSLRNSFNKIRNLSVASPPSTPNKPRRAPKKYRLSSTTSCLSVSSG; this is encoded by the coding sequence ATGACGGCCTTCTCctacctcacctcctcctcctcttgccccCAATTGTACCACTTGCCCAGTTACCCCAGCAACACCACCATATCAAACGCCACCACTGCAGCCAGCGTGATCAACCATGTGATCCTGCGTCATTACAACCACACCGGCCGCCTGCAGAACAGGACCATCTCAAACCAACATAACCACATCAGTGCCTCCATGGCCggcttcctcttcttcagtaTTTTCATCATCCTTGAGAATCTTCTGGTGCTGGTGGCCGTCATCTCCCGCATCCGCCACAGCCGACGCTGGGTTTACGTCTGCATTGCCAACATCACACTCAGTGACCTCCTCACCGGCGCTGCTTACCTGGTCAACATCTGTATGTCCGGCAGCCAGACGTTTCGCCTCACCCCTGCTCTGTGGCTCTTCAGGGAAGGGATGCTGTTTGTGGCCCTGGCTGCATCCATATTCAGTTTGCTTCTGATTGCTGTGGAGCGTTACAGCACCATGATAAAGCCTCTGCCCCAGAAGTCAGCGAGGAAGACCTATAAGATCTACGGCTGGGTGGCACTCTGCTGGATTTTGGCTATGGTGATTGGCTTTCTCCCATTGTTGGGCTGGAACTGTGTGTGCAGCCTGGACCGGTGCTCCAcccttctccctctctactCCAAGAACTACATCTTATTCTCtctcatcatcttcttctttatcCTCCTGTCTATCGGCGTGCTCTATGGTGCTATCTACCACCACGTACACAAGAGTGCACAGCTGGGCCTCCAGCGCAGTCGCAAACGCTCTTTGGATCTGCTGAAAACTGTGATCACTATAGTTGGAGTCTTCCTGCTGTGCTGGGGGCCACTGTTCCTGCTGTTACTGGTGGATTTCTTCTGTGACTCCCACCAGTGTGCGCTGCTGTTCAGCGCTGACTATTGCATCTCCCTGGCTGTCTTAAACTCTGGCCTGAACCCCATCATCTACGCCCTGGGCAGCAGTGATATGAGGAAGGCTATCACTGAGCTGCtatgctgctgctgtctgaAGGCTGGCCTCTGTCACCCAGACACATTCACATCCAGGGAGACCAGCAGCACCtcagagagcaggagggacAGTCTGAGGAACAGTTTTAACAAGATCAGGAATCTGAGCGTGGCCTCCCCACCATCAACTCCAAACAAGCCTCGCAGGGCACCCAAGAAATATAGGCTGAGCTCCACCACCAGCTGCCTGTCAGTTTCAAGCGGTTAG